The stretch of DNA TTAAGAATCCAAGTATGCCTGGTATTGAAGAATCCgatcaaaaacaatattggaaatccattattgaaacaattgctgccattcatttattaaatgtCGAGAAATTAATCTCATTATTACCAAAATCTCATTTCCcccaatttcaaaatatcgAGAAATTAAAGAGTACCTCTTATTTTGCTCGTCAAATTAAAACCTTGAATAATATTCACAATTTACAAAGTCAACATGTACCACCAATTcctgattttgataaaattacCGGTTGGTTACAAAAATATGCTCCACAAGATCCAGATAAATTGACTTTGATTCATGGAGATTTGAAAATCGATAATATACTATTTGATCCAAAGTCGAAAACCGTTTGTGGTGTCTTGGATTGGGAATTGACTACTGTTGGTAATCCACTTTTCGACTTGGCTAATTTCTTACAAGCATTCCAATTACccaacaaattgaatcgTATGTTATACTATCCTCAAAAAACCGAAATGGGTgctgaaaataaaaactcAACAGCATTTTTATACGAGAAATTGCACgaatatgaaaaattggtgaCTTGGTCCAAGACTGATTCGAAAAATAATCCATCTGAATTATGGCCAATTGGTCATACATTTGGGTTGTTACGTCTTTCAGTTATTAGTCAAGGGATCGCCATGAGAGTGAAATTGGGTAATGCCTCGAGTGCTAATGCCAAAGGTTATGCTTCCATGTATCCATATTTGAGTGAATTGGCTATGGAAAATGTTAACAAGACAAAGAAAACTTCAGTTTTATAGAATATcaagtatatatatagtaTAGATAGTTAGATAAGAGTCAGTATTATTAGTACATTTTGAATGGATCAAAGAGTAGAATTGTTATGGGtgtttgtgtgtgtgtttgTGTGTGAGCTTacaagaataataatatggTGACAAAATTTTGGTTGAGTCATTtccgtttttttttctcattATGAGCACACTCTTTgcagttgaaaaaaaaaaaattttgaaaaatttatttttgaacaTATCAACATCAGTTATCAAagataaatcattaacaacaaacaacaacatgtCGTCCTTTGGAACATTATTTAAAGTTACTACATATGGGGAATCACACTGTAAATCAGTTGGGTGTATTGTTGATGGGTGTCCACCAGGGATGTCATTAACTGAAGCAGATATTCAACCACAATTGACTCGTAGACGTCCAGGTCAAAGTAAATTATCTACCCCAAGagatgaaaaagatttagTTGAAATACAAAGTGGAACTGAGAATGGATTAACTTTGGGTTCACCTATTGGAATGATTGTGAGAAATAAAGATCATCGTCCTGGTGATTACAGTGAGACCGATTTGTATCCAAGACCAAGTCATGCCGATTGGACCTATATACAGAAATACGGAACCAAATCTAGttctggtggtggtagatCATCTGCTAGAGAAACTATTGGTAGAGTTGCCGCAGGAGCCATTGCAGAAAAGATTTTGGCCAAAGTGAATAatgttgaaattgttgcCTTTGTAAGTGCTATTGGTGAAATATCTATGAGTAAATCTCCTCAAGATGCAAAATTCCAAGAACTTTTAAACACTATCACTAGAGAACAAGTCGATGGTGTAGGTCCAATAAGATGTCCAGATGCAAATGTCCGTGAAGAAATGGTTAAAgtgattgaaaaatatcgTGATGCTAAAGATTCCATTGGTGGTGTTGTCACTTGTGTTATCAGAAATTGTCCAATTGGATTAGGTGAACCATGTTTCGATAAATTGGAAGCTAAATTGGCTCATGCCATGTTATCATTACCCGCTACCAAAGGGTTTGAATTTGGTTCTGGATTTGAAGGTATCAAGATCCCTGGTTCAAAACATAACGATGCATTCTATTATGATGAAAATTTCGGAAGATTAAGAACTGAAACAAACAATAGTGGTGGTATCCAAGGAGGAATCTCAAACGGTGAAAACATTTATTTCTCAGTTGCCTTCAAATCGGCTGCTACTATCAgtcaagaacaagaaactGCCACTTATGATGGTAAAAGTGGTGTTTTGGCTGCTAGAGGTAGACACGATCCAAGTGTCACCCCAAGAGCAGTTCCAATTGTCGAAGCCATGACTGCATTAGTGTTATGTGACGAATATATGATTCAACAAGCTAGAACTTCAACTAGATTATTGGTGCAAGACAATTAAGAAACTACAAAGCAATTTATGCAATAAAAATGCTCAGATCGGATAATAATTACAAATAatatagattttttttctttctttctttatgCCAGTACTTGTACAATGTatattattacaaaaatttatGGTTTGAATGCAATATAGTAgtatctttttctttcgctttctttttttataaattgaagGTCAATTGTTCCAAAAATGGAGCCAAATCTTCCTTTTTAATTTCCACTAATGATGCTTCAAAGAAATCTTTCTTCATTTGAGCACCAGAAATTTTAGAAAATGCATTGTTAATTCCCATACCCAAAACGAAATATGTATTGGAAAGTTCTGCTGCTACCACTAAAGGTTTCagtgtttgttgttttaaatAATCCATGATACGATTAGACAATTTAATTAACAATACTGGATTATCAAAACCCAGATGCGAGGACTCATCTTTTAAAATGCAAAGTCGATAaacttttaaatttttaattaatttttgttcaattatgTATTTGATAGTTTGgaataattctttttgaacCAATTTTGCTGCTGTTATTCCCTTTTCTAATCCAATGTTGTTGGAAATCCCAAAAGAACTTACTGAATCAAAGGCTGACCAAAAATTTCGAATGTAGCTTGACTCTCTGCTTTTAATTTCTCTTCGAATTAgttcattttcatcttcaagGTCACCATGGTCAATACTATTAGCACTAGTATTGTTGAGACCAACCCCGGTCTCTAATAATGCAGTTAATGAAACAAACACGTCCATGGACGTGACACCACATCGgtaaaatatttcaacTTGTGGGAGTTCAGGTAgatatttcttcaataatcCAGGTAGTTTGTTCTTGATTGGTGGATCTAAATATTGccattgttgttttgcAGCAACAATCGGAACACCCATTTTTGCAAGAATCTTGTGTATTCTCTTGTCACCGTCAATCCAGTTATAAAGCAAGGCATCGTAAAGAGAAGAATGTCGCAACAACGGAAGGTACGTCCCACGTTCCATATGAATACCAGAATCGGTCGAGAAACGCCTCACTTCGTCGACAAATATAGAACAATCAAATCCACTGGCACCGACAATGCCTAACCATAAGTTGTCAACATTGGTCTCACCGATGGCACTAACTAATGCATAAACTGTTATCGAGCATGAGCTTG from Candida albicans SC5314 chromosome R, complete sequence encodes:
- a CDS encoding uncharacterized protein (Has aminoglycoside phosphotransferase and protein kinase domains; rat catheter and flow model biofilm induced), giving the protein MSAPELTDIRSPLDINKLKDLLASATTSQSSKVVLGHKATVPTTFSEIKQFTFGQSNPTYFLSTPEGKNYVLRRKPSPNSKLISKSAHAVEREFFILNAINILNSESDNLTVPVPKVHLLCEDESQIGYVFYIMDYVNGIQIKNPSMPGIEESDQKQYWKSIIETIAAIHLLNVEKLISLLPKSHFPQFQNIEKLKSTSYFARQIKTLNNIHNLQSQHVPPIPDFDKITGWLQKYAPQDPDKLTLIHGDLKIDNILFDPKSKTVCGVLDWELTTVGNPLFDLANFLQAFQLPNKLNRMLYYPQKTEMGAENKNSTAFLYEKLHEYEKLVTWSKTDSKNNPSELWPIGHTFGLLRLSVISQGIAMRVKLGNASSANAKGYASMYPYLSELAMENVNKTKKTSVL
- the ARO2 gene encoding bifunctional chorismate synthase/riboflavin reductase [NAD(P)H] (Putative chorismate synthase; fungal-specific (no human or murine homolog); protein level decreased in stationary phase yeast cultures; GlcNAc-induced protein), which encodes MSTLFAVEKKKILKNLFLNISTSVIKDKSLTTNNNMSSFGTLFKVTTYGESHCKSVGCIVDGCPPGMSLTEADIQPQLTRRRPGQSKLSTPRDEKDLVEIQSGTENGLTLGSPIGMIVRNKDHRPGDYSETDLYPRPSHADWTYIQKYGTKSSSGGGRSSARETIGRVAAGAIAEKILAKVNNVEIVAFVSAIGEISMSKSPQDAKFQELLNTITREQVDGVGPIRCPDANVREEMVKVIEKYRDAKDSIGGVVTCVIRNCPIGLGEPCFDKLEAKLAHAMLSLPATKGFEFGSGFEGIKIPGSKHNDAFYYDENFGRLRTETNNSGGIQGGISNGENIYFSVAFKSAATISQEQETATYDGKSGVLAARGRHDPSVTPRAVPIVEAMTALVLCDEYMIQQARTSTRLLVQDN
- the CDC45 gene encoding DNA replication initiation factor (Putative DNA replication initiation factor; transcriptionally regulated by interaction with macrophage), with amino-acid sequence MYITPNQYAKTFQDIKRSSLSHSTCKLVIFVSCLDVDALCAAKILSLLLRKELIQYQLIPTTGYSDLKLHYDKLDSEVTNIILIGCGAMLDLEGFFDVNPEEFLGDNSTTNGHTIDNDTELELDAVKTDNFALTRKIYVVDGHRPWNLDNLFGSAMVVCLDNGYIDGNLNEEKEAYNVLVEMSDSEDEDEDEGHNQNSHTDDDQEGDKTDADDENDESSVSTSRKGVKSINEDKIQTYYNQSSTIASSCSITVYALVSAIGETNVDNLWLGIVGASGFDCSIFVDEVRRFSTDSGIHMERGTYLPLLRHSSLYDALLYNWIDGDKRIHKILAKMGVPIVAAKQQWQYLDPPIKNKLPGLLKKYLPELPQVEIFYRCGVTSMDVFVSLTALLETGVGLNNTSANSIDHGDLEDENELIRREIKSRESSYIRNFWSAFDSVSSFGISNNIGLEKGITAAKLVQKELFQTIKYIIEQKLIKNLKVYRLCILKDESSHSGFDNPVLLIKLSNRIMDYLKQQTSKPLVVAAELSNTYFVLGMGINNAFSKISGAQMKKDFFEASLVEIKKEDLAPFLEQLTFNL